The sequence below is a genomic window from Candidatus Rokuibacteriota bacterium.
CCGCACGTCGTGGAGCACGCCCGTGGAGGTTTCGCTGTGCTGGCAGAAGACCGCCTTCACGCGCGAGGTCTTCGCGAGCGCCTCGGCCAGCCCCTCGGGTGGCACCGTGTGCCCATACGGAGCATCGAGCGGAACCACCTCGAGACCGTACGCCTGGCAGATCTCGGCCCAGCGCTCGCCGAACTTCCCTGCCCGGATCACGACCACCCGGTCGCCCGGGGAGAGCGTGTTGACCACGGCGGCTTCCATGCCGCCGGTCCCCGAGGCCGCGAAGAGGACGGTCTCCTGCCTGGTCTGGATCAGCTTCTTGAGCCCGGCGCGGACCTCGGCGAAGAGCGCCTCGTATTCCGGGGTCCGGTGGTGGATGATGGGCCGCGCCATCGCGAGGAGGACGTCTTCGGGGACCGGTGTCGGGCCGGGCGCCATGAGGTAGTACTTCTTCATCGATCGCTCCTCTCACTGACCACGAAAACTCGCGCCACGAAACTTCGTGAACCGTATCACATGGCCCGTGATGTTGCAACGAAGCGAGCCCGCCGGCGCGGGTCACGACCTGCCGAGCTGCACGGACACGCGAGTGCGCGGCGCCGCCTTCACCGAGCGACCGAGGGCGGTCACGAAGATCGCGTCTTTCCCGGCAGCATGGGGCGAGAAGAAGCTCACGACTTCCCCATCGTAAAAGGTGAGGCCCGAGGCTCCGAAGCCAAGCCCGTAGGCTCCGAGGTAGCACCGGCCTCCGACAAGCCCGGCCTCCAGGTTAGCCAGCCGGTAGCCGCGGTTCCCGTAGCGATCGAGGAGCGACGCCAGGTCGGCGAGGAAAAAGATGACGCAGCTCGCGTCGGCGCCGAGGGCCTGCTCGAGGCAGAGGTATCCGGCCTGGCTTCTGAACTCTCCCGCCTTCAGGAGCTCCAGGCCGTGGGGTGCGGGCCAGTAGCAGTACGCGCCCGCCGGCACGCCGTCCACGGCGTTGACGATCAGGTAGAGGTGAACGAGGCCTGCGGGGAAATCGGCGGGGAAGCCGCGCGTGGCGTGGAAGAGGACGGTGGAAAGCTCCTCGGCGGTGATCGGGACGTGCGCGAATTGTCGGGTCGACGCCCGCCTGACGATCGTCTCGGCGAGGCCACGTCCCAAGCCGCCCTTAGGCGCCGGAAGCGGCAGAAGATCCGGGGGAGGGTCCGGGCTGGAGAGTCCCGCCCCCCCGCGCCACCGGGCTACCTCCTCGGGGTCGGCGAGGGCGGAGGCCGTGTGCATCGCGCGGAGCAGCGGGTAATCCACCTCGCTGGTAGAGAGCGGGAGCGTGCGCGGCCCGATCGGCTCCGCGGGCTGCGCAGGCGGTGCCTCGGCGCCGTCAGGCCCGACCGGGACCAGCTCCAGGCTCGCCTCCTTTTCAGGGTCGAGACCCAGGAGGAGGTTTACCCGACTGTCCACGAAGCCGGCGACCAGGCGGGCGGGGAGCGCGAGGCCCGATGCGGCCGCCAGCAGGTTCGCGAGCATCGCCCCAGAGTCCCAGAAGAGATGCCGGTAGGCGCGGGCCTGGTACTTCCACGTGTTTCGCCAGTAGATCGCCGTGAGAACGAGTGCCGCCGGCGCGCGGGCGATGGCGGGATCGGCGGCAGACGCGCCAACCTCCTGGCGGAAATCGCCCTCGCGCAGCCGCCGCAGCGCGAAGTCGCCGGGGCAGAAGTGATAGACGCCCGCGGCGAGGTCCGCGACCGCCGCGGCCACCACGTACACCTCGGTCTGGTAGAGGGCGCCGGTGGACGCCGCGGCGCGGAAGTGCATCTCCTCGCCGCCCGGGTAGGTCTTCTTCTTGGTGATCCCCGCCGCGAAGAAGAGAAGTGCCGCCAGCTCCTCCAGCGTGACCGTGCCCATCGACCCCCGGGGTCCACCGAGCGCCTCCAGGGCATCCGCGGCGAGGGACGGCAGCTCGCGCGGGAGCTGGACCACGGGGAGGTCGGGATAGACCTTGTAGAGGAACGGCTTGGTCTCCCAGTCGAGGGAGTGGCCGCTCTGCCGGACGGACCAGCGGCTGTGGGCGGTCCGGTCGTGGTAGTCGCGGGCGACCCGGGTGTCCCGGTTGCCGCTCTGGCTCACCTGGAGCACGTCGACCCGGGCCGGGGCGAGAACCGAGCAGCCCTAGGACGCAGGGAGGAGCCGACCGGAGGCGTACGCGGTTGTACGTTGAGGATCGGCGCGGGCACCGCCCGAAGGGTGGTCGGAGGACGCCGGGATGCGACGGTTATCCGCACGGCCCGCTGGAAAAGTCGTAGGGCGGGCGGAAGACGCCTCGCTCGGTGACGATGGCGGTGATCAGCGCTGCCGGCGTCACGTCGAAGGCGGGGTTGAACACCGGCGAGGCCGCGGGGGCGACGGTCTCGGCGCCCACCCGCCTGACCTCGCTCGCGTCCCGTTCCTCGATCGGGATCAGCGCCCCCGAGGCGAGGGCCGGATCGATCGTCGAGAACGGGGCGGCCACGTAGAAGGGGATGCCGTGCCGATCGGCGAGGACCGCCAGCCCGTAGGTG
It includes:
- a CDS encoding SagB/ThcOx family dehydrogenase; translation: MSQSGNRDTRVARDYHDRTAHSRWSVRQSGHSLDWETKPFLYKVYPDLPVVQLPRELPSLAADALEALGGPRGSMGTVTLEELAALLFFAAGITKKKTYPGGEEMHFRAAASTGALYQTEVYVVAAAVADLAAGVYHFCPGDFALRRLREGDFRQEVGASAADPAIARAPAALVLTAIYWRNTWKYQARAYRHLFWDSGAMLANLLAAASGLALPARLVAGFVDSRVNLLLGLDPEKEASLELVPVGPDGAEAPPAQPAEPIGPRTLPLSTSEVDYPLLRAMHTASALADPEEVARWRGGAGLSSPDPPPDLLPLPAPKGGLGRGLAETIVRRASTRQFAHVPITAEELSTVLFHATRGFPADFPAGLVHLYLIVNAVDGVPAGAYCYWPAPHGLELLKAGEFRSQAGYLCLEQALGADASCVIFFLADLASLLDRYGNRGYRLANLEAGLVGGRCYLGAYGLGFGASGLTFYDGEVVSFFSPHAAGKDAIFVTALGRSVKAAPRTRVSVQLGRS